In the Castor canadensis chromosome 1, mCasCan1.hap1v2, whole genome shotgun sequence genome, atcctcccacTTATGTGCTCTTGTGTGGCTGAGATTACCGGCATGTACCTCTCTACCCAACATGTttattgagataaggtctcactaaccttgagccatgatcttctgtctctgcttctcaagtgGATAAGATTATAAGTATGAATCACCATTCCAAGCACTCAGTATGGTTGATATTTTTATGAAGAGGAAATCTGGGCATAAAAAAGACATACCAGGCCAGGGTATGACTACAAAGAGAACAGATTATTTGAAAACACAATAGTAGGGCAGTTATCTGCAAGACAGGGAaagaaacctcaaaaaaaaaaaaacaaaactaaatcttttagttggacttctagcctccatcACTGTGAAAAAATTAACGTCTATTGTTTAAGCTATACTCCATGTGATGTTCTGATCCAGAAGTCCTATCAAGCAAGTACTCTTGATTATCAATGCTAGGATGTTTTGATTTTGGAGCAACCTCATGTATTATAtgtaaaaaaactaataaaattaagaaacatgATACAGCATAATAAAGTATTCTCTGATTTTGATTAATgcacaaaactaaataaaagaaatggaagcatACATGGATCCTTATTTGTAGTCAATCACCATTTTACCCAGTACAGATTTCCACTCTGCATCTTCTTTACGGATGCAAACCTTTAAAAACTTCCTCCTCATCACTCTCTGTTTCTACATTCCTGGCTActgcttctcctttctctctcatatAACTGCTGTACCATTGCCCTTGAGGAAAGTGTGTACACAGTGCCTATGGGTAACAGTTGTTCACTGCTTCTCCTATTGGTAAGGAAATAGATCATCTTGAGTTAATGGCAAGCCAAGAAGTGAGAACCagaaaaggaaatacataaatgaacttcTTTTAGGTGCAtgttacagatttttttaaatacaacttCCTAACTCACTTTCTCTCTTAATATATGAGGTGAAAACCTTTGGCGTTGtaaattctggttttattttcctgtatatTTGCCTATGAGCTACATGATTTGAAATAACCCATAAATCCATCGAATCCTTATGATTCCATAACAAAGTATATTATTcccatttataatttaaaatattatagataAAGGCAACTTGtgaaatgttgaatgaatttttagCTAGTCTGCTTTATTTCAAATTTCTCAGATTTCGCACTATTTTATAGACTCTGTTCTAAGCTAGAATGAATAGCAAATTTTCCAATTCAccaacttcatttatttttaagaacataCTCAATTACATTAGTACCAGCTTATAAAATGCAGACTACTGCTTCCATATTATGAAatgatttgttctttgttttacttatttctgaGAGTACTGTATGAATAACATCAATGACatggaaatgtgtttttaaaactggcttaccaaatattttcatttaagataGTTTTGCTCTGTCTAACATTTTCCTCAAGGCATCCTTGACATCTTTATTTCTTAAGCTATAGATCAAGGGGTTCAACATTGGAATCACCACAGTATAGAACACTGACACCACTTTGTCCCGTTCCAGAGCATAACTGGTGCTTGGTCgggagtaaatgaagagaattgaACCATAGTACAAAGTGACTGCTGTCAGGTGAGatccacaggtggagaaggccttGAGGCGGCCCTGGATGGAACGGATTTTGAGGATGGCTGCAATGATGAAGAGGTAAGAAGCAAGAATAAGTACTGCGGGAGTGATGACATTGGAGGCAAGTATAAAATATAGCACAGCCTGATAGCTGTCCTTCACATCACATGCCAGCTTCACCAGTGGGGGCAGATCACAGAAAAAATCATCAATGACATTGTTATCACAGAAGCTCAGAGTAAATGTCTCACTGGTGATGATAGTTGAGTTTGCAAAACCGCCAAGGTATGAAGCTGCAACAAGACTCACACATAACCTTGAAGACATAGCCTGGGAATAAAGTAAGGGGTTGGAAATGGCCTCATAACGGTCATAAGCCATGGCAGCCAACAGGTAACACTCACTGTATGCTAGACCAGCGGAGAAAAAGAACTGAGCCAGGCAGCCAGCAAAGGAGATGCTCTTGTCTTCAGAGAGGCAAGTCATCAATATTTTGGGAGCATACACAGAAGAATACCAGAGATCTAGGAAGGACAGGtttccaatgaagaaatacatgggtgtgtggagacAAGAATCAGAACAGATCAGAGAAATCAGGGTGATATTTCCTAAAAGACTGGTGACATAAATGATGAGAAAGATGCAAAACAGCACCCTCTGTAACCCCACATCTGCTGTGAATCCCAAAAGGATGAACTCCTTCACTTGGGTGAAATTTTTCTTATCCATGATTTTGGCTTTCTATGGtgttttctgtaaaaaaaatagTATGTACGTAAGGACTTAAGACAGCACTGTATGTGTTTTTCTACTACTTTCATTCTAGATAATTGAAAACCCAACTGATCCATATACATTGTTTATTCTGAAATGTATTTATGATGAACTGGGCATCAATCCTTTTGGGAAATCAAAAAGGAAGATGGGAAATCAGACCTATCAGAGATCAGTTATTATGCATGTGACATATCAAGTGTTGCCTTACATTTTCATtctaatttttggtttttggttatttgtggcatttacaaatgtttttacaatgtattgaataaataatacttgaattcaccccctccaattttttatattttcattccaattttttctcctttctggagtgggtaatttgtgtattttatttcaatgaaagttttttattcttcatttttaatatcaGAGTAGATTTGTACTTAGAATTCAGAAaccatttctttcttattttttgcagcactgggatttaaactcagagcctacaccttgagcaactccaccagcccctttttatgatgggttttttcaagatgggctttcatgaactgtttgccagggatGGCTTCAAAATGCGATCCTCTTCCTccctgtctcctgagtggctaagattacaggaatcAGCCTAACTTAATTTTGGAATACaattaaaagtacattatattatgaTGTCCTTAAAAGAAGCAATTATACTTTATTCAATAACTCAACCACAAAACAATGAACACAAGTTTGAATAAGgtagaaaataaaagagcaaatttaCTTCAGTAATAGAAATTTGAGTCCATAACTTCCTACATGACTCTCAAATGTTCCCTGAAGTtaagtgaaaatatttcttattggATAAATGTGTTTATGATGTGGGTTTAATTTACTTCAGAATTAAATTCTGAATTTAACTAATTAAGAACTAAACTTTAAACTGAATGGTTTGAGGACAATTTGGagactaattaaaataaaattcttactcAGTTCCCCAAAGATATTCAAGTGCTAACCCCAGGAAACTATAAATGTTGCTTTGTATGGAAAACGGATCTTTGCATATATTGAGAATCTTGAGTTGGCTGAGGATGtaagtaagtggtagagcagttgcctatcaagagtgaggccctgagttcaatcaccaaaaaaaattaaaacaattttgagaTATGGATATTTTCATGGTTAGTCATACATATAATCATATGTATCCTTACtagggaaagtgagagagagagagagaggcaatgTGACCATTGATGCAGAGACTAGAGTCCAACCAAAGCCAAGGAATCCCAGTAGCCACAAGAAAGTGCAAGAGGCAGGGAAAAGGTCTGGGATGGGATGTGACTCCACAGCCACCTTGATTCTGGATTGGTGGGGTGTTAAATTTCTGCGAGTAGAcccaatactttaaaaatatcttttgctTAGAAAAGTACCAAGGCATCTAAATTGCGGCAATTTTGCTAGAACATAACCTTAAGAttgttatacaaaaataaaaaattgctcTCTTGGAACTACTTCTATATAATGAGACAGTTTCTTTCCACTAGACTTTGAGCatcagaatctctctctctctctctctctctctctctctctcttattgtAGAGATAGTGTCACATGGGGGggctatatatatattaatttaaaatatatttattttaaattaaaatattaattctagGGCTATTGTTAAAGTAAATGTTTTTCATAATGAGAGGACTGGATTGTGGTTGTCTTCACATATCAAGTCTTTCAGGTGCTACGGAAATTACTAACAGGGGTTCATCCAGGAGGCAGAATAGGGTCAAGAGTCAGAAGACCTGGGTTCTGAACTTAGTTGGCCACTACCGATACTAAATAACAAAATCACTTACAGAATTCTGCTTTCTCATCTATCTTTATCCAGTGGGACCTCATTACATTACAAATAGGAGAAAGAAGTTTGAAAAGTTGGGGTTAAAACTATGTGCCACGTTCTCTAAATTTCATGGTTTGCTCATCTCAGTAATCCACTTCTCATATACATTTTCTTCACCTACCAAGAATTTCCCATTGTATATATGCCATGACTGCCAAGTTTTCTGTGAGTTCACTAACACAAACCACCCTCTATAATAGGTAGATTTATATCAACTGGGTAGTTTCTGAGcttatttttaagaatgaaaatgacAGGAAACATTTGCTTCCTAACCCCTCTTGTTTTCATCTATGGTTAGTAAAGTATAAAGTAAATATGTGtgaatgtttatatatatgtatatatatatatatatatgaataatataCATCAGTGTTTTTTCAAATAAACTGGATTGAAAGTGGCTTAgtataagacaaaagaaaaccatcttttgtatttataaaattgcataaattaataaagttaaaaggaaaaaactgaaccaaaagtaaaaacagcaataaaatctATTGCACACCCATGAGTCCTATGCACTGCTCTGTGTGGATGGATCACATATTTGACTAGAAATTTTCTAGCATACCACATATATAATTAGTAGTGcacaaaacaaatgaatgaagcATAATTTTCAGGCAATGCAGTATCATTCCTGATACTAACTTTAAAACCATTTCTCCCAAGTTCTCCCAAAGTTCCTTATAAAGAGCATAAGTAAAACATCATGCATAATATGTTCAATACtgtagtgtgtgtatatatgtacatatacataacaATGAGTGTATacatagatgataggtagatggtcagatagatagatagttttATTAAGCTATATTCACTTGTAATTCATTCATAGACATAAAGCTGGCTGCATACATGTTAAATTCAAGGTGTTCTCAAATAACTTCTCCCCACAAATCATATCTCTTTGCCCTCTGTCAAATAGCTTGCTTTACCAGAATTATTTAACAGGTAGATGTCTCTGGGAATGGTTACAATTTGCAAACTGTCCTCTTACCAATTTCTCATTCCTCTCCAGGCTTGATGCTCCTTCTATCTCTACCATTTACTTTGtcactttattataaaattcttCAGGTGTATATTAATTTAATTGTACAACATGGCATATATATGTGATATGTATAAATAATTTCACTCATTTTAAGAAGTTTATCCATTTACTACctaatatagaaaaagaaaacactgtgaaTTCATTACACATTGACACATGAAATTTTTCTTGTGTTGACTTGCCATAAGTATTAATATAATTTCTGTCATAGAAAACAGTAGACCATAGTTACAGAGATTCGATGAGAATGAAAGCATTCATCAACCACAAATCTAACTACCTTTTTCactgaaagataaaataaacCCTGGATAGAAGATACTGGGGGATACTTTAGCTTTCTTCATTCAACacaatcattaaaaagaaaaccttacACTATTTCACAAAACAGAATTATGTTATGGCTTTCTTACATTAACAATCACATTGTCTTTTGTCCATAATGTGATTTGGTGACCATCTTCATTGATAAGTTTAGTATAATACATACTTTCATGAACACAAACAGTTAATCTGAATACCAGCAAAGCCCAGAATTTCCCACATTACCTTAGAATAAAGGGTGCCTCCTATTCTCAGAATGCTTTCCAGTGACAGCAATACTAGGAGACCATATAAGCCTGCACATCCCTTTGGGATTTGCTACTGAAAGAGAAGATGATCTTCATATGCTATTCTGGTGCCAAGTGACCAGTTATAATGCTCAGTTGTCTTTCCAGAATGAGGTGGGATGAGATCAATTATCAAGTACCTAAAGGATCCAATTAACATAACAAGAACAGCAATCACTACAAATCTTTTGGTATGTGAGCTCATTTACAAAGttccaagaaaaagaaactgacagAACTATTGACAGGATATTCTGCAAACAATAAATATTCAGAAATTATTTAGtacatataaaaaattataacaataatgataataaacaaGACTGCAAAATTTTAATCCTAAAATGTTGactatcatttaaaaagtatcccttagaaaaaggaacccttttacactgctggtgggaatgcaaactagtacaaccactctggaaaaaaatttggaggcatcttaaaaatctaaacatagatctaccatatgatccagcaataccagtcttggggatatacccaaaagaatgtgacacaggttactccggatacacctgcacacccatgttgattgcagcgctattcacaatagccaagttatggaaacagccaagatgccccagcactgacgaatggattaagaaaatgtggtatctatacacaatggaattttatgcagccatgaagaagaacgaaatgttatcattcgctggtaaatggatggaattggagaacatcattctgagtgaggttagcctggctcaaaagaccaaaaatcgtatgttctccctcatatgtggacattagatcaagggcaaacacaacaaggggattggactatgagcacatgataaaagcgagagcacacaagggaggggtgaggataggtaagacacctaaaaaactagctagcatttgttgcccttaatgcagagaaactaaagcagataccttaaagcaactgaggccaataggaaaaggggaccaggaactagagaaaaggttagattaaaaagaattaacctagaaggtaacacccatgcacaggaaatcaatgtgagtcaatgccctgtatagctatccttatctcaaccagcaaaaccccttgttccttcctattattgcctatactctctctacaacaaaattagagataagggcaaaatagtttctgctgggtattgagggggggagcaggagggggtggagtgggtggtaagggagggggtgggggcaggggggagaaataaaccaagccttgtatgcacatatgaataataaaagaaaaatgaaaaaaaaaaaaaaagaaagaaataaagtaacCGCTTtagaaatctcaaaaaaaaaaaaaaaaaaaaggaagaagcaacATGGACTTCAGAATCACTACTTACTGGAAACAGGAAGTTTCCTAAGAACTTTCACTGTAATGTAATCTGGCCTTCCCCTAGAAAAGGTTGAGTCATTCATTTAAACATCAAACAAATACTGAAAACCCAACAACTGGACAGTTTTCTAATTGTTAATATtaagaatcaaagagaaaaataggcTCAAGAAAGATAATTTAGTGAGGGAAAAAAACGTAACTTGCAAGCaagttattataataaaatatgtctCAGAggcaaattaaaagaaattattttcttttttcccatgttatcagttgtattttatttgtttttttttttattgttgtgctgggtggggttacattgtggcctttacaacaaaatgtatgtaaatgcaaaaatgatacctgttgaaactattccaggaatggggataggggagggataaaggagaatggtggacgGGGTGAATTcgagtatgatgtatttgatacactgtaagaaattGTCTTTTATACCTTCACTGTATTTTGTTGTGAACCTAAAAATCAAGTGTGTTAACATGGGAGATAACTCATGGGATGAAAGCTGAATTTGAATGGGGCTGAAAGAGGAAAGTTGAAGGGGGTATTCATCTTTTATCCTCTATATACTTCAGTATGGTTTGACTATTTTTAGCAACAAGCATACAATACTACATTACCCAtgcaacagaaattttaaaaaattttaattggttTTTACAGTATTTATAAGTACATGTAAAATACTTAACATTGTGTTCATTATGAATAATATGTTCAAAATTTTACCTTTTAtataattgttttcatatgtggaCAGCCAAAGAGCACATTGCAGCTACAGCTTAGCAGGGAAAGTCCTTTCTTAGAGAATTCTTGCCATCTTGTGGTGACTGGAAGCAATACCCATCTTTAGCTTAACCATCTATTTGCTGGACAAGTTGCTAGTCTTCCACAAGCCGGGTTCTGTTGCTCTAAACACATTTATAGAATTCGCACACTTCAAAGTGTCCATGACCAAGGACCTCTGCTTTGTAGCACTTATGTGGTAAAGTTTACATGTACTTTGGATTATAAATTCTCCAGTTGTACCCCAAAGTACAAGGTACAAGAAGGTAGAGTTCTATCCATTTTTGTTCATAGATATATATCCCTGCTCTAACATGGCCCCATAAATAGCACCTTATAAAGCAACATTTATAAAATACTGATTGAGTTAGGTAgttaa is a window encoding:
- the LOC109676811 gene encoding olfactory receptor 9G19-like: MDKKNFTQVKEFILLGFTADVGLQRVLFCIFLIIYVTSLLGNITLISLICSDSCLHTPMYFFIGNLSFLDLWYSSVYAPKILMTCLSEDKSISFAGCLAQFFFSAGLAYSECYLLAAMAYDRYEAISNPLLYSQAMSSRLCVSLVAASYLGGFANSTIITSETFTLSFCDNNVIDDFFCDLPPLVKLACDVKDSYQAVLYFILASNVITPAVLILASYLFIIAAILKIRSIQGRLKAFSTCGSHLTAVTLYYGSILFIYSRPSTSYALERDKVVSVFYTVVIPMLNPLIYSLRNKDVKDALRKMLDRAKLS